From Alloacidobacterium dinghuense:
TTCGAATTCGCGAGGGTCGCTTGTCGACTTAAGTAATGCGCCGGCGACAGTCTATCTTCCTGCGACGCTTCCGGTACCCGACGCCGATGGCGGTCCATGGTCGGTCGACGTCAAGAACTTCGGGCCCGCGCCGGTAAAGATCGTCGGCAGGCAAAATTTCAACGCGCTCATCAGCGTGGGCCAAACGATTCATATTCTCGTCAACGGACAGGGCTATGTACTGAAGCACTAAGCTCGAAAGCACTACGCATTCTACGAATGTCTTCCATCCACGCGCTCGCCAATTCGAATTCCGATGCCCTGACGCGCTCTGCCGCGCCATTGCACGTGTTTGTCTGGCCCATCGACCCGCAGAATCCCTACACGGTCTCGCTCTACGCCGAGATGGGACGGGATGTGCGGGTGGCAGAATTCTCGGTGCTGAATCTCCGGCACCGTCACGACATCTGGCACGTCCACTGGCCCGAAGCCCTCCTGAATATTCGCAACCCTACTCTCGCATCGGCAAAACTCACCGCATTCCTCGCGATGATCGACTGGGTTTCGCTGCGTGGCGGCAAGATTGTGTGGACGGTACACAACCTCAAGGCGCACGACGAACTACATCCCAGGCTTGAAGTGATGTTCTATCGCCGTTTCATTCGCCGCGTGGACGGGGTAATCAGCCTGAGCGAGACCGCTCTGAAGATGGCGCTCGAGAAATTCGGTCAACTCCGGATCTTACCCACCGCGATCATCCGCCACGGACACTATCGCAATCAGTATGCGCAGTGCCCACCAGATGCGAGGTCGTCGCTCGGGATTGACAGCGACACGCGCGTAATCCTCTTCTTTGGCGAGATCCGCGGCTACAAGAATGTGGATGTGCTGGTGCGGGCCTTCCGGGGCGTCCAGAACGAACGGGCGCATCTTTTGATCGCCGGCCGGCCGAAGCATGATGC
This genomic window contains:
- a CDS encoding glycosyltransferase family 4 protein, whose translation is MSSIHALANSNSDALTRSAAPLHVFVWPIDPQNPYTVSLYAEMGRDVRVAEFSVLNLRHRHDIWHVHWPEALLNIRNPTLASAKLTAFLAMIDWVSLRGGKIVWTVHNLKAHDELHPRLEVMFYRRFIRRVDGVISLSETALKMALEKFGQLRILPTAIIRHGHYRNQYAQCPPDARSSLGIDSDTRVILFFGEIRGYKNVDVLVRAFRGVQNERAHLLIAGRPKHDALGAAIAKEGARDSRVRLELAYIDPALVGKYFGAADLVVLPYRHILNSGAALLALSFNRPVLVPDLGAMSELTVDFGDDWIRTFSGEIDAAKLESALEWAGRRRPLECPMPQEYLWETIRSQTLSFYRQVMSTR